From the Lactuca sativa cultivar Salinas chromosome 9, Lsat_Salinas_v11, whole genome shotgun sequence genome, the window ATTATCAGGATTATGGTGAAGCATGAGGCTTGCAGGTGATCTCGAGAGGTGAAGATTGGCAAAGTAAGAGTCGGAAATGAGATCCAACCATTTCTTGCATACAAACTTGCAGTGGATGATCGTCTTTACAGGAAGTCTTGAGAGAATATCGATCATGACATGTACAGGTAAGTCTTCCATTGATGGACTTAGAATAGACATAATATTCTGGTAATAAAAGCTTAATTAGACTTTGGTGGTGGATAGCAGCAGAACAAAGAGAATAGCTGAGTTTGGTTTGATTGTGGTTGTGGATATGAATATattttgtggtgtatgtgatTTATAATGGAGGAACTTGGAAAGGTCCTTTGCTTGGAAGATAAGTACAGTTGAATTTGACAAGTATTTGGTCCAATAAGTCGTCATCTCTGACTGGATTCATGTTGGAACCTTCTATAACGTTATGTTGATTTAAACTTGCAAATTTGAAGGCCCAAAAAGATAAATAGCGGCCCTTAGAAACAGCGAGTTGGATGCCTGGTGTTTAGTGAGTTTTTTTTGTAAAGAAAAGGAAAATATTGAGAGAAAAAAGGGGAAGGGTGTGAAAATTGAGTTCGAAATAAATGAAAAgaataattttaagtttttgtgTTTCTCAGCCGGAAGGAAAAAGAAAAGTAACACTTAACAATTTTCTTTCCGctcactttcttcccaaatccgCTTAATTTGAGATGaaaatttgaaagaaaaataTTGCtccaaaatattttctttttccttACTTTCCTTCCATTAATGAAATTCGGAAACATAATTTTCCTTCGACATCTCTCACTTTCCTTTCATTTTCATATGTATCCCTCATTAATTAGAACTCGAAAACAAGACGTAAATGTTTTGAGAGTAAAACAAAAATCGTGTGGTTTTCTATACTATTTCGATGTAAAGAAATAGCATAATATTTTTATGTGTCATATTTTATCcttcatttttcattttattctataaaatataaaaaattaatccTAAAAAATAAATTGTCATTATATatcattaaatataaaaaaatcgtgtattaaatatatatttttattttaaaaaatgtcattttaataaaataacacctaatttatattaataatatGCAAATAACTAATTTCACTATAATTTGacaataatatattttataaagtttttacacaaaaaaaaaataaataagtaaaaagcTAACAATATATTGTTTTTGACaatgtatataagtttaaaaaatatatatactaaGAAATATACTTTTTGGTATAAAAAGTTGGTGCTAAAAGTATTGTAAGATTAGAGATTAAATACTATTTGCACCATTTTGGTGTAAAAAAAACTGAATAGGGTTTGAGATAGTCTTAGGTGTTGAAAATGTGTGTTGTGCTTGAGAGTTCAAGTCTAATGGTTGataaatgtttagtttataaataagattttgaGAGTGTGTATTAGCCGTTGTAACAAAAGGTTAAAGTCCAATGGTTGAATTTTAGAATAAatgagctctttttgattcaaaCTTCTGGACCTTAAAGGATCTTGGACGATAAGCATATTCCGGGAAATGATTGAGAGAAGACATGGTTTCATAGTTGGTTTTGGATTTGGTTATGGTTCTTGTATGTATTTATTGTGTGTTTTCAAACCATCTAATGAGACTCAAAAaggtgttttagggacataaaaagTTGGTTATAGGAATGACCTTGCCGCCTCTGTTGCTTTGGATGATACTCGGTAGCCGAGGCATCATATTTTCTCTTCATCATACATTCCAACGAATTAAAAATCATGCATTTGTTCAATGTATATGTTATCAAATGATAAGGATGCAAGTGACACCAGCAAATTGCGACTTGAAGACCTAAAAAATCACTTATGACAACCAATAGCAAATCACTAAATGAAATGTACATGGCAAAAGTATCATGTGCACCCATAAGAACCATTTGATACACATATGACAATGGATGTTCCTTAAAGAACTTATGTTGAGCTTTAAAAGAAACGAACTCTTTCATTTTCAAAGTTGTGTAGTCTATGAAAACTAGGACGATAAGGCAATCCGTTGAAGTAGCGGTCAAATATTTCCATGTCTACAATTGTTTTCCTATGAGGACAGTAAGCAAATACTTTGTCTTTATAGGACGCCATCAAAATAGTTCCATCTTTTAAACCTGCAATTATATGCACGGTGTTCTTCGTCAGCCAATCAAAATTAGGGATGATACTTTTTTTTTATCACCAACTCTTTATGCCAAGATTTCTTGATCCCATATTCCTTCATCACCCAAACCGTCAATTTAGAATTGTAGGTCTCACTTCAACATAAACAACCCTTTAGAACTCCTAACATTAGAAAAAATGTCTCACGTTCTTCTATAACTTCACAAGGAGGAGATGCAAACAACTCAAATGTCTCCTTGtcaaaatcaaaagcataaatctTTTAAGGGGAATCTTTGTCAAGAACACTCCAATGAGCATGGCCATTCAAAAATGGCCCATTAAAGCCTTTGAGCCGGTATGGTACATGACCGACACTTCTCCATTGGCCACTACTAAGGGTGTAGACCTCCGCTTCAAATAGGCTCGGCTGAGATGCTGAGATAATATCTCAGTATACATCCCCTTGGAAATCCGTATCACTTTGTATTCCTGTGTACGTAAACTATAACAAAAACAATGAACAAACATAACATAACCTTGTCTATAGTAATGTTTCCTAGGGAAGATGATATATTCTCTAGTGATTGGATTGCATATGTAAATGATACTATGGCCAACCTGCCACAGGCAGAGCAAACCATCGACTAAGCCCAATGTGTGTATTTCAGAGTCTGGGAAAATGGGTGCAAGATCAAGGTCAAGGCTTATGGAAGGGTTGCAGTGTAAATGGTGGTTATCAAGTTCgttttcacacccccaaaccggaacggcggaaacattcgggggtggttaacgtcatacgtagtatcacaacagttgtatcatagtaagcatagtaaatacaacaaaacattgaatacatatatgaaaaagGTTTACATGGTCTTAATACATAGTTTTGTTCATATCAAAAGTAAAGTGGAAAGATGTGACTCTAACGCGCCGCCTTCTCTAAAATCCTGGAAGTATCTgtctactaatttcctgagaatacaagcagttttgaaagaatatcaacataaagctggtgagttcataaacatttggttttggtggaaaatgttctttgatccttttgaaaagtgttcctcaagaaaatcctatattttcttatgaaaagcgtgTTTGAAAACCCATTGCTTCCATGACTTCCAGATTCATACAAGATATGTACAATCCAAGGTGTcatggaatgaatatgaatatccgttAGTTACTTGTTAAACAACCCGTTTATGAAAAGCCGAGTTATCCTGGGaatatcctatattttccctaaaggtTGATCATTGATTATCCGTTCTAAACCGAGGTGCACAAGTATCTACTATACTTATATCGATAAACGTAGTTTTCTTTTCAAAATCCTGGTTACTCCCAGTGAGGTATATTAGCcctattacataaataaaactaataaaagaaaaCGTGATGAACTAAATCCTGAAGGTACTATTAATACCCTCCAATAATCAAATtcgttattactttgaggttggTTTACTTGATTCATTATTAAAAAAGTAAATCTATGCTATCTACATTGTGAGTTTCATGACCATAACTCACTGGATATGGCCCGCAACGGGGCCGGtatcctttatgactttgtaACCCGTAAACCtgccggtccgactgtagctagcagcaaggtgcgggattgtcagtcccgtatagatctatacacaacagtcacgGTCTCCCTACAAGGGATTCTGGTCACAAGTGATAGTCCCACACTCTGATTCTGTGGGAGTGTTACCAAAGACGTGTCTCCAActtagactaacaaatttacaagtaataatatagaaaaATCCTTTTGTGATTAACATGAATCCTTAATAAAACGATACATTTTACTATATGATTCATAAGTTCATTGCtctagttttgaaaactgtttctacgagttgatttcttaattgtttggtaaaactgttttcggtgttaaaagcatactgaaaatataattatcttaaacaaaataatatactttgagcacaagtttccttgtacttttgcttgtattcccccctgaaaacatgaaaaaatcaaaaaaagcgtaggggtatgaactcaccttgggtaaGTGGTTTGAAGGAAGGATCGATACGGAATGCCGGATGTTCAAGCGAAGCATTGAACACGATTTGATCCTAATTAACAAGTAATGACACATAAAGGATGTCAAATGAGGGTATTTCACCACTAGATGTGATGGAGAACCACTCTAGGAACTTGGAACTACTTGTACTAAGTGTTAGAACCTTAAAGGATTGCATGAGGGACGTGTATGGCCAACttaaaggtgtgtgcggccatgggtgtgcggcccAAGGGGTGTGCGACCGTACACTCATGATGGAAGGTGTCATTGAGGGGTTTTCAATgtccatacttgcatccatgaagtgtTCTATGTCCATACTTAATTGTAGTACAAGTTTAGGGGTCCTAGAAATGGGTTTTTGGTCCTAGGGTGTGTGTGTGGTCGCATACACATGAGTGTGCTGCCGCACAAGGGAGTGTGCTACCTCACACATGAGTGTGCTGCCGCACAAGggtgtgtacagccgtacacaggcgtgtgcggtcgtacaccctACATGTTTGTGTCCAGAACGCCAATTCTAAGGTGCAACAAGGCTATGGACATGTCTAACTCGAAGATGGAAGtccaactctcactttggagggtctttTAGGAGTGTGAGGCCACCTTATGTGGGTGTGCAGCTGCACTCCTTCAAagagatgaagaacatgatggGACATGATGAATAAAGGCTTAGATCAAGAGGCTCTTCAAGCACAATAAGCTAAGGGATGGATTACTCATGTTTTTGAAGCCTTGGGAGGGTTTGTGGTTGAAGAAGATTGAGAGAAATGGAGTGGTGTGCTGCCAAGGTgttaaaggaatgaaaggaaagggGTCTACCCTTTTTATAGGGGTGGGTGTGCTGCCTAGGagtgagtgtgcggccgcacacccatatgtatggccgtacactc encodes:
- the LOC128129213 gene encoding putative F-box protein At5g52610, which gives rise to MVDILLRLHVKTIIHCNFVCKKWLYLVSNSYFANLHLSRSLTSLMSMLKWVEIKEECGNPKLSPDSEIHTLGLVDGLLCLWQVGHSIIYICNPITREYIIFPRKHYYRQGLKDGTILMASYKDKVFAYCPHRKTIVDMEIFDRYFNGLPYRPSFHRLHNFENERVRFF